Proteins encoded in a region of the Flavobacterium sp. MDT1-60 genome:
- the galB gene encoding beta-galactosidase GalB, whose product MKNKRKYLSSGLSVLLLAGIVLFSSCNKKEEVFSNRKVSFNSDWSFHLNDSIVDKDTIGTSTKWRTLNVPHDWSIEGKFDEKSPAGYGGGALNGGLGWYKKTFKVAAADTSKVTSVIFDGVYRNSEVWVNGHYLGKRPNGYIGFQYEISPYLNYGDKNNEIIVKVDNSKQPNSRWYSGSGIFRNVWIETTDKLHVAQWGTYITTPKVTAENASVNIETRIQNDHSETKKIAIVTTIYKEDKKVASGATQYITLTPKSGTLLNVEAEVESPVLWSVERPELYTAVTEILVDDKIVDQYKTNFGIRDFKFDLNKGFILNGKQVKIKGVCMHHDLGPLGSAINTRAIERQLEILKGMGVNGIRTSHNPPAPELLDLCDKMGFIVMDEAFDMWKQNKTKYDYANDWDKWHEKDLVDQLRRDRNHPSIFIWSIGNEIPEQWNETGVTIAKELAEIVRLNDKTRPITAAMNPPVNMNIDEVTLQFEQKNVQFNAVAKSGVLDLIGYNYAHQTYEHHKKNFPNTPFIATETTSALETRGYYDANSDSIKKWPVRWDLKFTGGNPGNTVSAYDQVQAPWGSTHEATWKVIKKHDYLSGMYIWTGFDYIGEPTPYEWPSISSYFGIVDLAGFPKDVYYMYQSEWTDKTVLHVFPHWNWKAGQAVDVWAYYNNADEVELFLNGKSVGVRSKKGDDLHVMWKVPFQAGTLKAISRKNGKTVLETEIKTAGNPENLKLTADRSNIKADGNDLSFVTVDILDAKGVLAPKANNEINFSLKGNGKIVGVCSGDPVSHESYKGLKHTALNGKCLVIVQSDKKSGRLELTAKANGLKSATIVITAE is encoded by the coding sequence ATGAAGAATAAAAGAAAATATTTAAGTAGTGGCTTGTCAGTATTACTATTGGCCGGAATTGTCTTATTCAGTTCCTGCAATAAAAAAGAAGAGGTTTTCAGTAACCGAAAAGTTTCTTTTAATTCCGATTGGAGTTTTCATCTAAATGATAGTATCGTCGATAAAGATACTATTGGAACTTCAACAAAATGGAGAACTTTAAATGTTCCTCACGATTGGAGCATTGAAGGAAAATTTGATGAAAAAAGTCCGGCAGGTTATGGAGGAGGAGCATTAAACGGAGGTTTAGGCTGGTATAAAAAAACATTTAAAGTTGCCGCAGCTGATACTAGTAAAGTAACTTCAGTCATTTTTGATGGTGTTTACAGAAACAGTGAAGTCTGGGTCAACGGTCATTATTTAGGAAAACGTCCAAACGGATATATTGGTTTTCAATATGAAATTTCTCCTTACTTAAACTATGGAGATAAAAACAACGAAATAATTGTAAAGGTTGACAATTCAAAACAACCCAATTCACGCTGGTATTCCGGTTCAGGAATTTTTAGAAATGTCTGGATCGAAACTACTGATAAATTGCATGTTGCACAATGGGGAACTTATATTACCACTCCAAAAGTTACTGCTGAAAATGCTTCAGTGAATATTGAAACTCGTATTCAGAACGACCATTCAGAAACAAAAAAAATAGCAATAGTAACTACTATCTATAAAGAAGATAAAAAGGTTGCATCAGGCGCCACTCAATATATAACGCTTACTCCAAAAAGCGGCACATTGCTAAATGTGGAAGCGGAAGTTGAATCACCAGTTTTATGGTCAGTTGAAAGACCGGAATTATATACAGCTGTTACCGAAATTTTGGTTGATGATAAAATCGTCGATCAATACAAAACCAATTTCGGAATCAGAGATTTCAAATTTGATTTGAATAAAGGTTTTATTTTAAATGGAAAACAAGTAAAAATAAAAGGAGTCTGCATGCATCACGATTTAGGACCGTTGGGTTCGGCAATCAATACTCGTGCTATCGAACGCCAGTTGGAAATTCTGAAAGGAATGGGTGTAAACGGAATAAGAACTTCACATAATCCGCCTGCTCCGGAACTTTTAGATCTTTGCGACAAAATGGGTTTCATTGTGATGGATGAAGCTTTTGACATGTGGAAACAAAACAAAACCAAATACGATTATGCAAATGATTGGGACAAATGGCACGAAAAAGATTTAGTAGATCAATTGCGTCGTGACCGTAATCACCCAAGTATTTTTATATGGAGTATTGGAAATGAAATTCCGGAACAATGGAATGAAACGGGTGTAACAATTGCGAAAGAATTAGCAGAAATTGTACGCCTGAACGATAAAACACGACCAATTACAGCGGCCATGAATCCGCCTGTAAACATGAATATTGATGAAGTAACCCTGCAATTTGAACAAAAGAATGTTCAATTTAATGCTGTTGCAAAATCGGGAGTTTTAGATCTTATCGGATACAATTATGCACATCAGACTTATGAGCATCATAAAAAGAATTTTCCGAATACGCCATTTATTGCAACCGAAACTACCTCGGCTTTAGAAACTCGCGGTTATTATGATGCGAATTCTGATTCGATTAAAAAATGGCCGGTAAGATGGGATCTTAAATTTACTGGTGGAAATCCAGGCAATACCGTTTCTGCTTACGATCAGGTGCAGGCGCCTTGGGGTTCTACGCATGAAGCAACATGGAAAGTCATTAAAAAACACGATTATCTTTCCGGAATGTACATTTGGACAGGTTTCGATTATATCGGAGAACCAACTCCGTACGAATGGCCGTCAATAAGTTCGTATTTCGGAATTGTAGATTTAGCCGGTTTCCCGAAAGATGTGTATTATATGTACCAAAGCGAATGGACAGATAAAACTGTGCTGCATGTTTTCCCACATTGGAATTGGAAAGCAGGACAAGCAGTAGATGTTTGGGCATACTACAATAATGCTGATGAGGTTGAACTTTTTTTAAACGGAAAATCAGTTGGGGTTCGAAGTAAAAAAGGAGATGACTTACATGTAATGTGGAAAGTTCCTTTTCAGGCCGGAACATTAAAAGCTATTTCTCGTAAAAACGGAAAAACAGTTTTAGAAACGGAAATCAAAACTGCCGGAAATCCTGAAAATTTAAAATTGACTGCGGACAGAAGCAACATAAAAGCTGATGGAAATGATTTGTCATTTGTCACAGTTGATATTTTAGATGCAAAAGGAGTTTTGGCTCCGAAAGCGAATAACGAAATTAATTTTTCTTTAAAAGGAAATGGGAAAATAGTAGGTGTTTGCAGTGGAGATCCGGTAAGTCACGAATCGTACAAAGGTTTAAAACATACAGCGCTAAACGGAAAATGTTTGGTGATAGTTCAGTCGGATAAAAAATCCGGAAGATTAGAATTAACGGCTAAAGCAAATGGATTAAAATCCGCAACAATTGTAATTACTGCAGAATAA
- a CDS encoding RagB/SusD family nutrient uptake outer membrane protein translates to MKNTYLYIFCFSLLSLGSCSLDTEPLTQLTDTNFYKTTDDAYTALVGCYDGLQVATGASGMGVPVISEVMSDDCFGGTGNSDGYGYAAIDEFDISRSPSDVDLLNGNWIGYYKALYRCNVFLSKMDQIDWKGNTVLRNTYESETKFIRAYLYFEMVRLWGNIPLLTAPSSENVPQATPDEVYKVIAEDLVFASENLPATAYNATTSGRITKWAAKSLLGRVYLYYTGYYGKADLVGVVTKAQALGHLENVIANSGHGLVADFSTLWPAASVDKYAGESNKEIVFSVKYTYTSDYNGNTDGNHWLVMFGMREFSSYPYGRGWGVTVNSKLWNVYAANDTRRVATVIGIDEEKIAFDKKNNQREYTGYYNKKYAPMVDKDGKDLPLTMGSQFWDISQFQDYVVLRYADVLLMAAELGSGNAQAYFDEVRKRAYKDNFTTLPVNADNILKERHLEFALEGVRYWDLLRQGIGTASSTIAETTTLLSGGVAGTKNNLGC, encoded by the coding sequence ATGAAAAATACATATCTATATATTTTCTGTTTTAGTTTATTGTCTCTGGGTTCTTGCAGTTTAGACACAGAGCCATTGACACAACTAACAGATACAAATTTTTACAAAACAACAGATGATGCTTATACAGCACTTGTAGGCTGTTATGATGGTTTACAAGTTGCTACCGGGGCATCGGGTATGGGTGTTCCGGTAATAAGCGAAGTAATGTCTGATGATTGTTTTGGAGGAACCGGTAATTCTGATGGTTACGGTTACGCAGCTATTGATGAATTTGATATTAGCCGCTCTCCTTCAGATGTAGATTTACTAAATGGCAACTGGATTGGGTATTATAAAGCACTTTACCGTTGTAATGTTTTCTTGTCTAAAATGGATCAGATTGACTGGAAGGGAAACACTGTTTTGAGAAATACTTACGAATCTGAAACTAAATTTATCAGAGCTTATCTTTATTTTGAAATGGTGCGTTTGTGGGGGAATATTCCATTGTTAACAGCGCCGTCTTCTGAAAATGTTCCTCAGGCTACTCCGGATGAGGTTTATAAAGTGATAGCTGAAGATTTGGTTTTTGCTTCAGAGAATTTACCGGCAACAGCATACAACGCCACAACTAGCGGACGTATTACAAAATGGGCGGCGAAATCTTTACTAGGCCGTGTTTATTTATATTATACTGGTTACTACGGAAAAGCTGATTTAGTAGGAGTGGTTACCAAAGCTCAGGCTTTAGGACATTTAGAAAATGTTATTGCTAATAGCGGACATGGTTTAGTAGCTGATTTTTCAACGCTTTGGCCAGCAGCTTCTGTAGATAAATATGCAGGTGAAAGCAACAAAGAGATCGTGTTTTCTGTAAAATATACTTACACTAGTGATTATAACGGAAATACGGATGGTAACCATTGGTTAGTAATGTTTGGTATGAGGGAATTCTCTTCTTATCCTTATGGTCGCGGCTGGGGAGTTACGGTAAATTCTAAATTGTGGAATGTTTATGCAGCTAACGATACAAGACGAGTAGCCACAGTGATTGGAATTGATGAAGAAAAAATTGCATTTGATAAGAAAAACAATCAAAGAGAATATACAGGTTATTACAACAAAAAATATGCGCCAATGGTAGATAAAGACGGAAAAGATCTTCCGTTAACTATGGGGAGTCAATTTTGGGATATTAGCCAATTTCAGGATTATGTAGTACTGAGATACGCAGATGTTTTGTTAATGGCAGCTGAACTTGGAAGTGGAAATGCTCAGGCTTATTTTGATGAGGTGAGAAAAAGAGCTTACAAAGATAATTTTACAACTTTACCAGTTAATGCTGATAATATTTTGAAAGAAAGACATTTAGAGTTTGCTCTTGAAGGTGTTAGATATTGGGATTTATTACGTCAGGGAATTGGAACTGCTTCTTCTACAATTGCTGAAACTACTACTTTGCTAAGTGGCGGAGTTGCCGGAACAAAAAACAATCTCGGCTGCTAA